The proteins below come from a single Aegilops tauschii subsp. strangulata cultivar AL8/78 chromosome 6, Aet v6.0, whole genome shotgun sequence genomic window:
- the LOC141026167 gene encoding uncharacterized protein codes for MLIGPDIIQQAEEQVRIVWDNLKAAQSRQKSNYDRKHWGSTYQPGEQAYPRVTPLRGTHRFGVKGKLAPRYIGPFRILAHRGLVAYQLKLPPQFSHVHDVFHMSQLRRCFKDSEREVDPKLIEVQDDLTYKEHSIRILEEAERRTRQKVTKFLKVQWSNHTKDEATWEREHNVGAEYPDLFPSTS; via the coding sequence ATGCTCATTGGTCCAGACATTATTCAACAAgctgaagagcaggttcgcattgtcTGGGATAATCTCAAGGCGGCCCAGTCCCGCCAGAAGAGCAACTATGACCGGAAACACTGGGGTTCAACTTATCAACCTGGTGAACAAGCTTATCCGCGTGTCACTCCTTTGAGAGGCACCCATCGATTCGgagtcaagggcaagctagctcctcgctaCATTGGTCCCTTCCGCATTCTCGCCCATCGTGGACTGGTGGCTTATCAATTGAAGTTGCCACCTCAGTTCTCTCacgttcatgacgtcttccacatGTCGCAACTTCGTCGTTGCTTCAAGGATTCGGAACGTGAAGTGGATCCGAAATTGATTGAAGTTCAAGATGATCTCACATACAAAGAGCATTCTATCCGCATTCTTGAAGAAGCTGAACGTCGAACCCGCCAGAAGGTTACCAAGTTCCTCAAGGTGCAATGGTCGAATCATActaaagatgaagccacctgggaacgcgaacATAACGTCGGGGCTGAATACCCCGACCTGTTCCCTTCTACCTCTTAA